The Pantoea sp. At-9b genome includes a window with the following:
- the umuD gene encoding translesion error-prone DNA polymerase V autoproteolytic subunit codes for MKVYPFSPLVMRPMPGAPPHQLPLFLERVRCGFPSPAADYIERKLDLNEHLVPHPSATYFVRVEGDSMRDANISEGDLLVVDSALDAKHGDIVVAAINGEFTVKRLQQFPRVQLLAMNPRYAPITPGEEEELEIFGVVTFIIYAAR; via the coding sequence ATGAAAGTTTATCCCTTTTCTCCCCTGGTGATGCGTCCGATGCCTGGTGCACCGCCGCATCAATTACCTCTCTTTCTTGAGCGGGTACGCTGCGGCTTCCCTTCCCCGGCGGCGGATTATATTGAACGCAAGCTGGATCTGAACGAGCATCTGGTCCCCCATCCCAGCGCCACCTATTTTGTGCGGGTGGAAGGTGATTCGATGCGCGACGCGAATATCAGTGAAGGAGATTTGCTGGTGGTCGACAGTGCGCTGGATGCGAAACACGGTGATATCGTGGTGGCAGCCATTAATGGCGAGTTTACAGTTAAACGGTTACAACAGTTTCCGCGCGTGCAGCTGCTTGCCATGAACCCGCGCTACGCGCCGATTACACCGGGAGAAGAAGAGGAACTGGAGATCTTCGGGGTGGTGACTTTTATTATTTATGCGGCACGTTGA
- a CDS encoding ABC transporter ATP-binding protein, translating to MKKPDYPQPNTHVTLRGLDKSFAGQPLYQDLNLDFPKGKIVSIFGPNGCGKSTLMNMIAGLIPVDRGQILFDGKTLAETNIGYVFQNYRDALFPWLTAWHNIAYPLKRQGMKAAAVKQRVTELTEMFDIRFDLQRYPYELSGGQQQTVCIMRALATKPEVMFLDEPFSALDFEMTLFIRDKLQQVQLATGVTMLIVSHDLEDAVFLADEILLLTRRPTRVAEIVPFELPRPRTAEMMSHPEFVRVKAHTLAVFKREMAG from the coding sequence ATGAAGAAACCCGATTATCCGCAACCCAATACCCATGTCACCCTGCGTGGACTCGATAAAAGCTTCGCCGGACAGCCGTTGTACCAGGATCTCAACCTCGATTTTCCCAAAGGGAAGATCGTCTCGATATTTGGTCCCAATGGCTGCGGTAAATCGACGTTGATGAACATGATTGCCGGATTGATTCCGGTCGATCGTGGGCAAATTCTGTTCGACGGCAAAACCCTGGCGGAAACCAATATCGGGTACGTGTTCCAGAATTACCGTGATGCGCTTTTTCCCTGGTTAACCGCCTGGCACAATATTGCTTATCCGTTAAAACGTCAGGGGATGAAGGCGGCGGCGGTTAAACAACGCGTGACTGAATTGACGGAGATGTTTGATATTCGCTTCGATCTGCAACGTTATCCGTATGAGCTGTCCGGCGGACAACAGCAAACGGTGTGTATTATGCGCGCGCTGGCAACCAAACCCGAAGTGATGTTCCTTGATGAGCCGTTCTCCGCTCTCGACTTTGAGATGACGCTGTTCATCCGCGATAAATTACAGCAGGTACAGTTGGCGACCGGTGTTACCATGCTGATCGTCTCACATGATCTGGAGGATGCGGTGTTTCTGGCGGATGAAATCCTGTTACTGACGCGGCGGCCTACGCGCGTGGCCGAGATTGTCCCGTTTGAACTGCCACGCCCACGCACTGCTGAGATGATGAGCCACCCGGAATTTGTACGGGTGAAAGCGCATACGCTCGCCGTGTTTAAACGTGAGATGGCGGGTTAG
- a CDS encoding ABC transporter permease produces the protein MMQSWRRRLLPLIGPLLLFLLWQTAVSAKWLNPVLLPSPGETLGYLFSALADGSMNQDIGDTLYRTLMAFVVAAVIGVPLGVMLGSSERLYRSVEFLVDFFRSTPSSALIPLFMLIFGITDTNKIAIAAFAAVLVILFNSAYGVMNARKTRIMAAQVMGVSRWHVFKDIMLMESLPQTFVGLRTGVSMALVIVIVAEMFIGSETGLGHRIIDAQQLFNIKDMYASILITGAFGYLLNLGFLLIEKRCVHWSGKS, from the coding sequence ATGATGCAGAGTTGGCGTCGCAGGTTGTTGCCACTGATCGGACCGTTGCTGTTATTTCTTCTCTGGCAGACGGCGGTCAGCGCCAAATGGCTTAACCCGGTGCTGTTGCCCTCGCCGGGGGAAACCCTTGGCTATCTGTTTAGCGCGCTGGCGGATGGCAGCATGAATCAGGATATCGGCGATACGCTTTACCGTACCCTGATGGCCTTTGTGGTGGCGGCGGTTATCGGCGTACCGCTGGGGGTTATGCTCGGCAGTAGTGAACGTTTGTATCGCAGCGTCGAGTTTCTGGTGGATTTTTTCCGCTCCACCCCCTCATCCGCCCTCATCCCCTTGTTTATGCTGATCTTCGGCATTACCGATACCAACAAAATCGCCATCGCCGCCTTTGCGGCGGTGCTGGTGATCCTGTTTAACAGCGCCTACGGCGTGATGAACGCGAGGAAAACCCGCATTATGGCAGCGCAGGTGATGGGCGTTTCTCGCTGGCATGTGTTCAAAGACATCATGCTGATGGAAAGCCTGCCGCAAACCTTTGTCGGATTGCGCACCGGCGTGTCGATGGCGCTGGTGATCGTCATCGTCGCCGAAATGTTTATTGGTTCTGAAACCGGGCTGGGGCACCGCATTATTGATGCGCAGCAGCTGTTCAACATTAAAGATATGTATGCCTCGATTCTGATCACCGGTGCCTTTGGCTATCTGCTGAACCTGGGTTTTCTGCTGATTGAAAAACGCTGTGTGCACTGGAGTGGCAAATCATGA
- a CDS encoding membrane-bound PQQ-dependent dehydrogenase, glucose/quinate/shikimate family, translated as MDIKEQRSGRRSGLSFVLSIIFALLTLATAIAIIIGGGKLISLGGSAYYLIAGIAYIVLVVLYFKKPVTGFYFSCLIFALTLIWSLAEVGGFIYWDLLPRLVVPALLFLLSLLVTATDKGALSLQRRLSGGLSLVVFVALIATFIGGFFPHNTVYNPEAVSAEPLQPTDSDASKAGQDWRYISRNASGTRFVPLDQINADNVKDLQVAWTYHTGRRLTGNAAGVDENTPIQIGSVLYTCTPENLIAAVDADTGKPIWKFDPHARTYEHVTCRSVGYYDYDSDETLSAEQKAAYTDTACRQRIIVSTVDARLIALDAHTGALCPNFGQNGMVNLQQGMGDTADSRRYHPTSVPVIMGHLTVFGSWVRDITEDEPSGVLRAYDVRDGSLAWAWDVGNVEGAKQGDDHYTLSTPNVWAIPTYDKDLGLVYVSTGNGPPDYWGGNRNAAKEKFGSSVIALDVNTGKTKWVFQTVHHDIWDYDLPSQPVMYNMKNEQGEVVPALIQTSKMGEIFVLDRRTGKPVSKVEEKAVPTSPAAQEEHLSPTQPFSVDMPTIGLEQLNEQKMWGVSMFDQLYCRILFKSALYSGIFQPNSEKTYLEFPATMGGMNWGGVSIDETSGILYVNDIRLGMLMALKSKEAAQGQKISLNEVPQWAGTIRPQISGPYVGVRMDNFASFLQVPCQHPPFGTMTAIDLHSKKIVWQVPMGTVEDTGPLGVKTHLPMPVGMPTLGGPTTTKSGLVFFAGSQDNYLRALDSKTGKEVWKVRLPVGATASPLIYQSAKTGKEYIVISAGGAAHSPDVGDYLIAYALPDKA; from the coding sequence ATGGATATTAAGGAACAACGGTCTGGACGGCGTTCAGGCTTGTCATTTGTCCTGAGCATTATTTTTGCGTTGCTCACGCTGGCGACCGCCATCGCCATTATTATTGGCGGCGGGAAACTTATTTCACTCGGGGGATCGGCATATTATCTGATTGCCGGTATCGCCTATATCGTGCTGGTGGTGCTCTATTTTAAAAAGCCAGTCACGGGTTTTTATTTTTCTTGCCTGATCTTTGCGCTGACGCTTATCTGGTCGCTGGCGGAAGTGGGGGGCTTCATTTATTGGGATCTGTTACCGCGTCTGGTGGTGCCTGCGCTGTTATTCCTGCTGAGCCTGCTGGTGACGGCCACGGATAAAGGTGCCTTGTCACTACAACGCCGTCTCTCCGGTGGACTTAGCCTGGTGGTGTTTGTGGCGCTGATCGCCACGTTTATTGGGGGTTTTTTCCCGCACAACACCGTCTATAACCCGGAAGCGGTCTCCGCCGAGCCATTGCAGCCAACCGATAGCGATGCTTCCAAAGCGGGTCAAGACTGGCGCTATATCAGCCGTAACGCCAGCGGCACCCGTTTTGTGCCGCTCGATCAGATCAACGCGGATAACGTTAAAGATTTGCAGGTGGCCTGGACCTATCATACTGGGCGTCGCCTGACGGGTAATGCGGCGGGTGTCGATGAAAACACGCCGATTCAGATTGGCTCCGTCCTTTATACCTGTACGCCGGAAAACCTGATTGCGGCAGTGGATGCCGATACCGGCAAGCCCATCTGGAAATTCGATCCCCATGCGCGTACCTATGAACACGTCACTTGCCGCAGCGTCGGTTATTACGACTATGACAGCGACGAAACCCTGAGCGCGGAGCAGAAAGCGGCGTATACCGATACCGCCTGTCGTCAGCGTATTATCGTTTCCACCGTTGATGCCCGCCTGATTGCATTGGATGCGCATACCGGCGCGTTGTGTCCGAACTTCGGTCAGAACGGTATGGTGAATCTGCAACAGGGCATGGGAGATACCGCCGATAGCCGCCGTTATCACCCGACCAGTGTGCCAGTGATCATGGGCCACCTGACGGTGTTCGGTTCCTGGGTGCGTGATATCACGGAAGATGAACCATCAGGTGTGCTGCGTGCCTACGATGTCCGTGACGGTTCGCTGGCGTGGGCATGGGATGTGGGCAACGTCGAAGGGGCGAAGCAGGGTGATGATCACTATACCCTGAGTACCCCGAATGTCTGGGCCATCCCAACCTATGATAAAGATCTCGGCCTGGTGTATGTCTCCACCGGTAATGGTCCGCCGGACTATTGGGGCGGCAACCGCAACGCGGCGAAAGAGAAATTCGGTTCATCGGTGATTGCGCTTGACGTTAACACCGGTAAAACCAAATGGGTCTTCCAGACGGTACATCACGATATTTGGGACTACGACTTACCGTCGCAGCCGGTGATGTACAACATGAAGAATGAGCAGGGCGAAGTGGTGCCTGCGCTGATTCAGACCAGCAAAATGGGTGAAATCTTCGTACTGGATCGCCGCACCGGTAAGCCGGTGAGCAAAGTCGAAGAGAAAGCGGTGCCGACCTCTCCGGCGGCGCAGGAAGAACATCTGTCACCGACCCAACCGTTCTCGGTGGATATGCCGACGATCGGCCTGGAGCAACTGAACGAGCAGAAAATGTGGGGCGTCAGCATGTTTGACCAGCTCTACTGCCGCATTCTGTTCAAATCGGCGCTCTATTCCGGCATCTTCCAGCCGAACAGCGAAAAAACCTACCTGGAATTCCCGGCAACCATGGGGGGCATGAACTGGGGTGGGGTGTCTATCGATGAAACTTCCGGCATTCTTTACGTCAATGATATCCGTCTGGGTATGCTGATGGCGCTGAAGAGTAAAGAAGCCGCGCAGGGGCAGAAAATCTCCCTGAACGAAGTCCCACAATGGGCAGGCACCATCCGTCCGCAGATCAGTGGGCCTTACGTTGGGGTACGGATGGATAACTTTGCCTCCTTCCTGCAAGTGCCGTGTCAGCACCCGCCGTTTGGTACCATGACGGCCATCGATCTGCACAGTAAGAAGATCGTCTGGCAGGTGCCAATGGGTACGGTGGAAGATACCGGTCCGCTGGGGGTGAAAACGCATCTGCCGATGCCGGTGGGCATGCCGACCCTGGGCGGCCCGACCACCACCAAAAGCGGTTTAGTGTTCTTTGCCGGTAGCCAGGATAATTACCTGCGTGCGCTGGACAGCAAAACCGGGAAAGAGGTGTGGAAAGTGCGTCTGCCGGTGGGAGCGACCGCCTCGCCGCTGATTTATCAGTCCGCGAAAACCGGTAAAGAGTACATCGTGATCTCCGCAGGCGGTGCCGCGCACTCGCCGGATGTGGGTGATTACCTGATTGCTTACGCCTTGCCAGACAAAGCGTAA
- the otsA gene encoding alpha,alpha-trehalose-phosphate synthase yields MSRLVVVSNRIAIPDGSKASAGGLAVGLLDALKTTGGLWFGWNGEISEISGEEEDEVSVSEYDGITYAAMPLNQNDYDLYYCQFSNTVIWPAFHYRLDLVQFQREAWEGYCRVNTLLANRLKPLLQPDDILWIHDYHLLPFAAELRKQGINNRIGFFLHIPFPTPEIFNALPPHQALLEMLCDYDLLGFQTESDRVAFLDSLSQLTQLQNKGEKKHRAFGNTFMTEVYPIGIEPDSIKEMAEGPLPPKMAAMKRELGDVQNIIACERLDYSKGLPERFLAYEALLEHYPQHRGNIRYSQIAPTSRGEVQAYQDIRHQLETEAGRINGKYGTLGWTPLYYLNQHFDRRLLMKIFRLTDVGLITPLRDGMNLVAKEYVAAQDPDDPGVLILSRFAGAANELTSALIVNPYDRDEVAAALDRALTMPRTERISRYNDMMAVLRQHDISHWRERFLADLNALPARSADHGMAHKVATFPKLA; encoded by the coding sequence ATGAGTCGCTTAGTAGTCGTATCTAACCGTATCGCCATTCCTGATGGGAGCAAAGCCAGTGCTGGCGGCCTCGCCGTTGGGTTACTGGATGCGCTGAAAACCACCGGAGGATTATGGTTTGGCTGGAACGGCGAGATCAGCGAGATTTCCGGTGAAGAAGAGGATGAGGTGAGTGTCAGCGAGTATGACGGCATCACCTATGCCGCGATGCCGTTGAATCAAAATGATTATGATCTCTATTATTGCCAGTTCTCCAATACCGTTATCTGGCCTGCGTTTCACTATCGTCTCGATCTGGTGCAATTTCAGCGCGAAGCCTGGGAGGGATATTGCCGCGTCAATACCCTGTTGGCGAATCGCCTGAAACCGCTGTTACAACCGGACGATATTTTATGGATTCACGATTATCATCTGCTGCCCTTTGCCGCCGAGTTGCGCAAACAGGGCATTAATAACCGCATCGGATTCTTTCTGCATATCCCGTTCCCGACGCCGGAAATCTTCAATGCCTTGCCGCCTCATCAGGCGCTGCTGGAGATGCTGTGCGATTATGACTTGTTGGGTTTCCAGACAGAATCCGATCGCGTGGCTTTCCTCGATAGCCTGAGTCAGCTGACGCAGTTACAGAATAAAGGGGAGAAGAAGCATCGGGCGTTCGGCAATACCTTTATGACCGAGGTCTATCCCATCGGTATTGAGCCGGACAGCATTAAAGAGATGGCGGAAGGGCCGTTGCCCCCGAAAATGGCCGCGATGAAGCGTGAACTGGGGGATGTGCAAAATATTATCGCCTGTGAGCGGCTGGATTATTCCAAAGGATTGCCGGAGCGCTTTCTTGCCTATGAAGCGTTGCTGGAGCACTACCCGCAGCATCGCGGCAACATCCGTTATTCGCAGATTGCGCCGACCTCACGCGGCGAGGTACAGGCTTACCAGGATATTCGGCATCAGCTGGAGACCGAAGCCGGTCGCATCAACGGGAAATATGGCACGCTGGGCTGGACGCCGCTGTATTACCTCAATCAGCACTTTGATCGTCGACTGTTGATGAAGATTTTCCGTCTGACGGATGTCGGTCTGATCACCCCGTTGCGTGATGGGATGAATCTGGTGGCGAAAGAGTACGTGGCGGCGCAAGACCCGGATGATCCTGGGGTGCTGATTTTGTCGCGGTTTGCCGGTGCCGCCAACGAGCTGACGTCGGCCTTGATCGTCAACCCCTATGATCGTGATGAAGTCGCCGCCGCGCTGGACCGGGCGCTGACTATGCCGCGTACCGAGCGTATATCGCGCTATAACGACATGATGGCGGTATTGCGGCAACATGATATCTCGCACTGGCGTGAGCGTTTTCTGGCGGATTTAAACGCGCTGCCAGCACGCAGTGCGGATCACGGTATGGCGCATAAAGTCGCCACCTTCCCTAAGCTGGCATAA
- the umuC gene encoding translesion error-prone DNA polymerase V subunit UmuC, which produces MYALVDVNSFYASCETVFRPDLRGKPIVVLSNNDGCIISLSKEAKKLGIKMGAPYFKQREALQRHQVVVFSSNYALYGDMSRRVMETLEQMAPRVDEYSIDEAFVDVTGVDNCMTLEAFGRQMRNRLYKETHLRVGVGIAPTKTLAKLANWAAKRWTRAEGVLDLSAPLRQRKLMAMVPVDEVWGVGRRLAKRLNLMGIERALQLADTPTALIRKQFGVVLERTVRELRGEACLAFEEVIPQRQNILCSRSFGDRVTEYDDMREAISNYAARAAEKLRSERQYCRHIGTFIRTSPHDPHHPYYANSATTTLVTPTQDSRDIMHAALRCLDKIWIPGKRYMKGGVMLGDFFSDGVAQFDLFADYQPRRNSEQLMQLIDQMNGHQRGALWFAGQGMQKAWSMKREMLSPAYTTRFSDVPVVR; this is translated from the coding sequence ATGTACGCACTTGTCGACGTCAACTCCTTCTACGCCTCCTGCGAAACCGTGTTCCGCCCGGACCTGCGTGGCAAACCGATTGTGGTGCTGTCCAACAATGACGGCTGCATTATCTCGCTCAGCAAAGAGGCAAAGAAACTCGGTATCAAAATGGGTGCACCTTATTTTAAGCAGCGTGAAGCCTTACAACGCCATCAGGTAGTGGTGTTCTCCTCCAACTATGCGTTGTATGGCGATATGTCGCGACGGGTGATGGAGACGCTGGAACAGATGGCTCCACGCGTTGATGAGTATTCCATCGATGAAGCCTTTGTTGATGTAACCGGTGTCGATAACTGCATGACGCTGGAGGCGTTTGGTCGCCAGATGCGCAATCGTCTGTATAAAGAAACCCATCTGCGCGTCGGCGTCGGCATCGCCCCGACAAAGACGCTGGCGAAACTGGCAAACTGGGCGGCCAAACGCTGGACCCGGGCAGAGGGGGTGCTGGATCTCTCCGCCCCGCTGCGTCAACGTAAGCTGATGGCCATGGTGCCGGTGGACGAAGTCTGGGGCGTCGGGCGGCGGCTGGCGAAACGGCTCAACCTGATGGGCATCGAGCGTGCCTTACAACTGGCCGACACGCCCACGGCATTGATCCGCAAACAGTTTGGCGTGGTGCTGGAACGCACGGTGCGCGAGTTGCGCGGCGAGGCGTGTCTGGCGTTTGAAGAGGTGATCCCGCAGCGGCAAAATATTCTTTGCTCGCGATCCTTTGGCGACCGGGTGACCGAATATGACGATATGCGCGAAGCCATCAGTAACTACGCAGCACGTGCCGCCGAGAAGCTACGCAGCGAGCGCCAGTATTGCCGCCATATCGGCACCTTTATCCGCACCAGCCCACACGATCCACATCATCCTTACTATGCCAACTCCGCCACAACCACCCTGGTGACACCGACCCAGGATAGCCGCGACATCATGCACGCGGCACTCCGCTGTCTGGATAAGATCTGGATCCCCGGCAAACGTTATATGAAAGGCGGCGTGATGCTGGGGGATTTTTTCAGTGATGGCGTAGCGCAGTTTGACCTGTTTGCCGACTATCAGCCACGGCGCAATAGCGAGCAGCTGATGCAGTTAATCGATCAGATGAATGGCCACCAGCGTGGTGCGTTGTGGTTTGCCGGTCAGGGGATGCAGAAAGCCTGGTCGATGAAACGTGAAATGCTGTCGCCCGCCTACACCACCCGATTTTCTGATGTGCCGGTGGTGCGCTAG
- a CDS encoding ABC transporter substrate-binding protein → MMKYSMLALGGVALSGMLGSPAAMAADDEILIGYWPIVGGLPLYAGIEKGIFKQAGLKVRAVKFASPQQVVEAMITGRIHGCANGTATGALGLGAITSPDLFKIICSNPSNEKMVLDEFLVPVNSSAKSISDLKGKRIASGPGIQNVTMAKIILEKNGFTDTKVIELPVGQHAPSLAAGQIDGVYTLEPTGTVARMKGMGKVLETGVIAKYVLGDASAPWFGGAAALTSSFINADKARAQQVIDAYGVAVKFIQQQPEEARQYVAGYTGIEAALVKEVPLPGFVMYDQLTGTNLQWFQKFYDVFAERKIFSKPLQVEPLIYRA, encoded by the coding sequence ATGATGAAATATTCGATGCTGGCATTAGGTGGTGTCGCGCTCAGTGGCATGCTGGGCAGTCCAGCGGCGATGGCCGCAGACGATGAGATTCTGATTGGCTACTGGCCGATTGTCGGCGGTCTGCCTTTATATGCCGGTATTGAGAAAGGGATATTCAAACAAGCGGGTTTGAAGGTGCGTGCCGTCAAATTCGCCAGCCCGCAGCAGGTGGTGGAAGCGATGATTACCGGGCGAATCCATGGTTGCGCCAACGGCACCGCTACCGGGGCGTTGGGCTTGGGGGCGATTACCAGCCCGGACCTGTTCAAAATTATCTGTTCGAATCCTTCCAATGAAAAAATGGTACTGGATGAGTTTCTGGTGCCGGTCAACAGTAGCGCCAAATCGATCAGCGATCTGAAGGGTAAACGCATTGCCAGCGGTCCGGGTATTCAGAACGTCACCATGGCGAAAATTATTCTGGAGAAGAATGGTTTTACGGATACCAAGGTGATCGAGCTGCCGGTTGGGCAACATGCGCCATCGTTAGCTGCCGGGCAGATTGATGGGGTGTACACGCTGGAACCGACCGGCACGGTGGCCCGCATGAAAGGCATGGGCAAAGTGCTGGAAACCGGGGTGATTGCTAAATATGTGCTGGGCGATGCCAGTGCGCCGTGGTTTGGCGGTGCGGCAGCGCTGACCAGCAGTTTTATCAATGCCGACAAGGCCCGCGCGCAACAGGTGATTGATGCCTACGGTGTTGCGGTCAAATTTATCCAGCAACAGCCGGAAGAGGCGCGGCAATATGTGGCCGGTTACACCGGTATTGAAGCGGCGCTGGTGAAAGAAGTGCCGTTGCCCGGCTTTGTGATGTATGACCAGTTAACCGGCACCAATCTGCAATGGTTCCAGAAGTTTTATGATGTGTTTGCCGAGCGGAAAATTTTCAGCAAGCCACTGCAGGTTGAACCCCTGATCTATCGCGCATAA
- the flhD gene encoding flagellar transcriptional regulator FlhD produces the protein MGTSELLKHIYDINLSYLLLAQRLINQEKASAMFRLGIDESMADALSQLTLPEMVKLAETNQLVCQFRFTDHNIINRLTQESRVDDLQQIHTGILLSSRLLRNASKDDVGTKKRAV, from the coding sequence ATGGGTACATCAGAATTACTAAAACATATTTATGACATCAACTTGTCATATTTGTTACTTGCTCAGCGTTTAATTAACCAGGAAAAAGCTTCAGCAATGTTTCGTTTGGGCATCGATGAGTCGATGGCCGATGCATTGTCACAATTAACTCTACCTGAGATGGTAAAATTAGCGGAAACCAATCAACTGGTTTGCCAGTTCCGCTTTACTGACCACAACATTATTAATCGCCTGACACAAGAATCTCGCGTGGATGATTTACAGCAAATCCACACCGGTATTTTATTATCCAGCCGTTTATTGCGTAACGCGTCCAAGGACGACGTTGGCACGAAAAAGAGGGCGGTATAA
- a CDS encoding glycoside hydrolase family 28 protein: protein MKKTALGFACAAVSVTPLFAVAAPFHCSPADFGGKGDDSTLATRAIQQAIDRCAQQGGGHVTLGPGVWLSGPIVLKSNVTLVIPDGVTLKATPDTAQFVDAFLGRPTQPNEAFILANGVRHVAIEGGGTIDGNGAQAWWPAAIALRNTVRSGHPEAFTAKYQGIPLANGMPRPWLVEMNNVTSSEIHNIRLTNSPMWNLVLRNSQHLKIDQLTVDNPSTAPNTDGIDIVSSSDILIKHADISTGDDHIAIKSGISAGSGVKSENIAIQDSVMRQGHGISLGSETINGIGKVTVSHVRFVGAENGLRVKSGRDRGNKIGPLQVDHVTMTDVATPLLVTDSYSGQAGAAGHALIAPIAAAPVTPTTPVISGIEVNHLAATGAKYAMILSGLPEAPVTDVRLRHIAITAEYGVQARYVNASLDQVSITTDKGKALAVGPAVTLRGEKLDN, encoded by the coding sequence ATGAAGAAAACAGCCCTTGGTTTTGCCTGCGCCGCCGTCAGTGTTACCCCCTTGTTCGCCGTTGCCGCGCCCTTCCATTGCTCCCCCGCTGATTTCGGTGGCAAGGGCGATGATAGCACGCTGGCTACCCGAGCGATTCAGCAGGCGATTGATCGCTGTGCGCAACAAGGCGGAGGTCACGTCACACTGGGGCCTGGCGTGTGGCTTTCTGGCCCGATCGTGTTAAAGAGCAACGTGACACTCGTGATTCCCGACGGCGTCACGCTGAAGGCCACACCTGATACCGCTCAGTTCGTGGATGCATTTCTTGGCAGGCCCACCCAGCCGAATGAAGCGTTTATCCTCGCCAATGGTGTCAGGCATGTCGCCATTGAGGGCGGCGGAACCATTGATGGCAACGGCGCGCAAGCCTGGTGGCCAGCGGCGATCGCGTTGCGCAACACCGTGAGGTCCGGTCATCCCGAGGCTTTTACGGCAAAATATCAAGGAATACCGCTGGCAAATGGCATGCCCAGGCCCTGGCTGGTAGAAATGAATAATGTGACCTCTTCAGAGATTCATAATATCCGGCTGACCAACTCGCCGATGTGGAACCTGGTACTGAGAAACAGCCAACACCTGAAGATTGATCAGCTGACTGTCGACAACCCCAGCACCGCGCCCAATACCGATGGTATCGATATCGTTTCTTCTTCAGACATCCTGATAAAACACGCCGACATCAGTACCGGTGATGATCATATCGCCATCAAATCCGGGATCAGCGCGGGCAGCGGAGTAAAATCTGAAAATATCGCTATTCAGGATTCGGTGATGAGACAAGGGCATGGGATCTCCCTGGGGAGCGAGACCATCAACGGCATTGGCAAAGTCACCGTTTCACATGTGAGATTTGTCGGGGCGGAAAATGGCCTGCGCGTGAAATCAGGTCGTGACCGGGGTAACAAGATTGGGCCATTGCAGGTTGACCACGTGACGATGACGGATGTTGCCACGCCGCTGCTGGTGACCGACAGCTACTCCGGCCAGGCGGGCGCGGCCGGTCATGCTCTGATTGCGCCGATCGCGGCTGCGCCCGTGACGCCGACCACGCCTGTTATATCGGGTATTGAGGTCAACCACCTTGCGGCGACGGGCGCTAAATACGCCATGATCTTGAGCGGATTGCCGGAAGCCCCGGTCACCGATGTCCGTCTGCGCCATATCGCGATCACCGCTGAATACGGCGTGCAGGCCCGATACGTCAACGCCAGCCTGGATCAGGTGTCCATTACCACCGATAAAGGAAAAGCCCTGGCGGTGGGACCGGCAGTGACCTTGCGGGGAGAAAAACTCGACAATTGA
- the otsB gene encoding trehalose-phosphatase, with translation MTPAVHENSTLPSLSGGLYAFFFDVDGTLATIQPQPELVAIPASVRQHLQQLSNLNHGALALVSGRPIAQLDELVAPLEASAAGVHGAERRDASGRIHRQSLPADVAQTLHQELQDTLDQWPGTQLEAKGMAFALHYRRAMEYEQAVIKLAEDAVARFPGLALQPGKCVVELKPQGIDKGAAIRDFMREAPFAGRIPVFVGDDLTDEQGFLAVNALGGISVKVGEGASHARYRLSSVDAVWSWLEQLLLQSKHDNVGKESRL, from the coding sequence GTGACCCCAGCGGTACATGAAAACAGCACCCTACCGTCGTTGAGCGGCGGGCTTTATGCCTTCTTTTTTGATGTTGATGGCACGCTGGCCACTATTCAGCCGCAGCCCGAGTTGGTTGCCATACCCGCATCGGTGCGCCAGCATCTGCAACAACTCTCCAATCTCAACCATGGCGCACTGGCGCTGGTATCGGGCCGTCCGATTGCGCAACTGGATGAATTGGTTGCGCCGCTGGAAGCCTCAGCGGCAGGCGTCCATGGCGCCGAACGCCGCGATGCCAGTGGCCGTATTCATCGCCAGTCACTGCCTGCCGACGTTGCGCAAACGCTGCATCAGGAATTGCAGGACACGCTGGATCAATGGCCCGGCACCCAGCTTGAGGCCAAAGGGATGGCGTTTGCGCTGCATTATCGCCGGGCGATGGAGTACGAACAGGCGGTGATCAAGCTGGCGGAGGATGCCGTCGCACGTTTTCCGGGGTTGGCACTGCAACCGGGAAAATGCGTGGTGGAACTGAAACCGCAGGGCATCGATAAAGGTGCGGCGATTCGTGACTTTATGCGCGAAGCGCCTTTTGCCGGACGCATTCCGGTATTTGTGGGTGATGACCTGACAGACGAACAAGGCTTCCTGGCGGTGAACGCGCTGGGTGGGATTTCCGTCAAGGTCGGAGAAGGGGCAAGCCATGCCCGTTACCGCCTCAGCAGTGTGGATGCGGTCTGGAGCTGGCTGGAACAATTACTATTACAATCAAAGCATGACAACGTCGGTAAGGAGTCAAGGTTATGA